The proteins below are encoded in one region of Candidatus Krumholzibacteriota bacterium:
- a CDS encoding C69 family dipeptidase: MRQRLRICALAILVSTLCAVAAGPASACTSIMVGRAASVDGSVSTSHTCDSRIDRTWFDIVEPATHPAGALAPVFTGLRFVTDPGDYARLEPSGSVPQVPETRGYINTSYPCMNDRQVAIGESTFGGRKELRNTGALFPCEELCRFALERASTARGAIAVIDELTREYGYNDGGECLTIADGNEVWHLEIAGCGSDCIGAVWAAVRIPDDHVGVSANASRIMELDLDDAERCLASDNVLDVAIDRGWWDPASGEPFRFCYAYDPEGRTSMGSRRREWRVLDLLAPSLGLDPNAENYPFSVKPDTLVDLATLMSIFRDTFEGTEYDMTKFMYYEKKPGVFEKSPYANPFMHYDMMPLFKINGGWDRMGERCIARYYCTYVTITQSRSWLPDPVGGVVWLGWDNPAMTAFAPIYCGITDVPASWKIDGRKRFGRDCAWWAFNRVADLSAQKWQHMRVDVDSVQSAFETKVFADRAALEKEAARLCAKSPEKARRYLTDYVVDYCGRITEAWWELGDALWVKYTGKF, from the coding sequence ATGCGCCAGCGTCTCCGGATCTGCGCCCTCGCGATCCTGGTTTCAACCCTCTGCGCCGTGGCGGCCGGGCCCGCGTCGGCCTGCACGAGCATCATGGTCGGCCGCGCGGCCTCGGTCGACGGCTCAGTCTCCACGTCGCACACCTGCGACAGCCGGATCGATCGCACCTGGTTCGATATCGTCGAGCCGGCGACCCACCCGGCGGGCGCTCTCGCGCCGGTCTTCACCGGCCTCAGGTTCGTCACCGATCCCGGCGACTACGCACGCCTCGAGCCGAGCGGCTCCGTGCCGCAGGTGCCCGAGACGCGGGGGTACATCAACACGTCCTATCCCTGCATGAACGACCGCCAGGTGGCCATCGGGGAATCGACCTTCGGCGGCCGCAAGGAACTGCGCAACACGGGCGCGCTCTTCCCCTGCGAGGAGCTCTGCCGGTTCGCCCTGGAGCGCGCCTCGACGGCGCGCGGGGCGATCGCGGTGATCGACGAGCTGACCCGCGAGTACGGCTACAACGACGGCGGGGAATGCCTGACGATCGCGGACGGGAACGAGGTGTGGCACCTCGAGATCGCCGGGTGCGGATCGGATTGCATCGGCGCCGTCTGGGCGGCCGTGCGCATTCCCGACGACCACGTCGGGGTGAGCGCGAACGCGAGCCGCATCATGGAGCTCGATCTCGACGACGCCGAACGCTGCCTCGCCTCGGACAACGTCCTCGACGTCGCGATCGACCGCGGCTGGTGGGATCCCGCCTCGGGCGAACCCTTCCGTTTCTGTTACGCCTACGATCCCGAGGGCAGGACGAGCATGGGATCCCGGCGCCGCGAGTGGCGTGTCCTCGATCTCCTCGCCCCGTCGCTGGGCCTCGATCCGAACGCGGAGAACTACCCCTTCTCGGTGAAGCCGGACACCCTCGTCGACCTCGCCACGCTGATGTCGATCTTCCGCGACACCTTCGAGGGCACCGAGTACGACATGACCAAGTTCATGTACTACGAGAAAAAGCCGGGGGTCTTCGAGAAGAGCCCCTACGCCAACCCCTTCATGCACTACGACATGATGCCGCTCTTCAAGATCAACGGCGGATGGGACCGCATGGGCGAACGCTGCATCGCCCGGTACTACTGCACCTACGTGACGATCACCCAGTCGCGGAGCTGGCTCCCCGATCCGGTCGGCGGCGTCGTCTGGCTCGGGTGGGACAACCCGGCGATGACCGCCTTCGCGCCGATCTACTGCGGGATCACCGACGTGCCCGCGTCATGGAAGATCGACGGGCGCAAGCGCTTCGGGCGCGACTGCGCCTGGTGGGCCTTCAACCGCGTCGCCGATCTCTCGGCCCAGAAATGGCAGCACATGCGCGTGGACGTCGATTCGGTGCAAAGCGCGTTCGAGACAAAGGTCTTCGCCGACCGGGCGGCTCTCGAAAAGGAGGCGGCGCGCCTCTGCGCGAAGAGCCCGGAGAAGGCCCGCCGGTATCTCACCGACTACGTCGTCGACTACTGCGGGCGCATCACCGAGGCATGGTGGGAACTCGGCGACGCTCTCTGGGTGAAGTACACGGGGAAATTCTGA